From a single Oreochromis niloticus isolate F11D_XX linkage group LG3, O_niloticus_UMD_NMBU, whole genome shotgun sequence genomic region:
- the LOC102082045 gene encoding CD209 antigen-like protein E, translating to MEEIYASVESAKQDNPKPSTNHTGSKTSKRNASLSIIVFWSLLGVLLLTRLVTLGVHYFIVIKDSDSLKANLSNVRKKLAIMTEERDLLRANLTENLKELERLQSLCKQKKTCPEGWSNFNHSCYLLSESSGSWDAARKDCRDRQADLVVINSPEEQTAILKIATEEAWIGLNDKEQEGTWKWVDGTPLTLMYWKQNQPDNGGGVPKWGEEDCVHFSGNKKQSWNDRSCSDNYKWICEKQF from the exons ATGGAGGAAATTTATGCCAGTGTTGAATCTGCCAAACAAGACAACCCAAAACCATCAACAAATCACACAG GTTCAAAGACCTCTAAGAGGAATGCGTCTTTAAGTATTATTGTGTTTTGGAGTCTGCTGGGTGTTTTACTTCTAACTAGACTTGTCACTCTTGGTGTCCACT atttcattGTGATTAAGGACAGCGACAGCCTGAAGGCAAATCTCTCCAATGTGAGAAAAAAACTTGCCATCATGACTGAGGAAAGAGACCTGCTGCGTGCCAACCTCACTGAAAATCTCAAAGAGCTTGAAAGGCTTCAGAGTTTGTGCAAACAGA AAAAAACATGTCCTGAGGGATGGAGTAATTTCAACCATAGCTGCTATCTCCTCTCTGAAAGCTCTGGCTCCTGGGATGCAGCCAGAAAGGATtgcagagacagacaagcagATTTGGTGGTTATTAACAGCCCTGAAGAACAG acTGCCATCCTTAAAATCGCCACAGAAGAAGCTTGGATTGGTTTGAATGACAAAGAACAGGAAGGAACATGGAAATGGGTAGATGGAACTCCACTGACTCTGAT GTACTGGAAACAAAATCAACCTGATAATGGTGGTGGAGTTCCAAAGTGGGGTGAAGAGGACTGTGTTCATTTCAGTGGTAATAAAAAACAGTCCTGGAATGATCGTTCATGTTCAGACAATTATAAATGGATCTGCGAAAAAcaattttag
- the LOC112846542 gene encoding mucin-2-like: MRQRKQNQTHLHETTCAPLEEEFGWEPWLAPNYDERSFPGTRLALGGPRSCQGLPPLTPPASTDRKKRCCRRSEPQPREVPQLMPSEALTSINHPVGLLRCRTSDLSRLRPPKSSSGELTRARPAPRLICWRARGARPAPRLVSWGARAARPASSLVGARQATPTTVPSPAIFQATSWTPLPSRAAPRTACPSPPLPPARSAPRTAWPSPPLPSAWSAP, from the exons atgagacaaaggaagcaaaaccagacgcATTTACATGAGACCACATGCGCACCGCTAGAGGAAGAGTTCGGGTGGGAGCCATGGCTCGCTCCTAATTATGACGAGCGCTCTTTCCCGGGAACTCGACTGGCTCTCGGGGGTCCCCGGAGCTGCCAGGGACTTCCACCCCTCACTCCGCCCGCTTCCACGGATAGAAAGAAGCGGTGCTGTCGGCGCTCCGAGCCTCAGCCTAGGGAGGTCCCTCAGTTAATGCCATCTGAGGCATTAACTTCCATCAACCATCCAGTC GGCCTCCTCAGATGCCGAACTTCAGACCTCAGCAGACTCAGGCCCCCTAAGTCCAGCAGTGGAGAGCTCACTCGAGCTCGTCCAGCCCCACGCCTCAtctgctggagggcccgaggagcccgtccagccccacgcctCGTCAGCTGGGGGGCCCGAGCAGCCCGTCCGGCCTCCAGCCTCGTTGGGGCCCGTCAAGCCACGCCCACAACTGTACCATCACCGGCCATTTTCCAGGCCACCAGCTGGACGCCATTGCCGTCGAGGGCGGCCCCCAGAACTGCTTGCCCGTCGCCGCCGTTGCCGCCCGCACGGTCGGCCCCCAGAACTGCTTGGCcgtcgccgccgttgccgtccgcatggtcggccccctga